One Acidobacteriota bacterium genomic window, ACGGATACCCTCGCCGAGCAAGACGATCTGGACGCTCAACTGCTCCGTCCTATCGAGCACTCGGGGGTGGCGATGCGAGTGACCACCAGCGCGCTTCTCTTCGTGCTTCTTGCGGGATGGGTCATCTTCGGCCGCCAGATCCTCTACGGATTGGGAGTCACGGGGTTGAACCAGCCCGTTGTTTGGGGCTTTTATATCGTCAATTTCGTCTTCTTTATCGGCATCAGCCATGCGGGAACCCTCATCTCGGCCATCCTGCGCCTCTCCAAGGCCGAGTGGCGGAGGCCTATTACCCGTATGGCTGAGGTCATCACCGTAGTCGTCTTGGCCATCGGCGGCTTTCATCCCGTCCTCGACCTGGGGCGACCCGACCGCATGCTCAACATCTTCACGGCAGGCCGTCTGCAATCTCCTCTGCTCTGGGACGTCAGCTCAATCTCGGCCTACTTCATGGCATCGACCGTCTACCTTTACATCCCCATGATCCCCGACATTGCCCTGCTGCGGGACCGGGGCACGCGTCCGCGCTGGCTCTACGCCTTCTTGGCCTGGGGATGGCAAAACACTCCCCGCCAGCGGGCAGTGCTCAACCGCGCCGTGAGTATCATGATGATCCTGGTGATCCCCATCGCGGTTTCTGTCCACACCGTCATCTCCTACATCTTTGCCATGACCTTGCAGCCCGGGTGGCACTCCACCATCTTCGGACCTTACTTCGTAGTGGGAGCGATTCTCTCGGGAATCGCCGCCTTGCTGGTGGTCATGATCGTGCTTCGGCGCATCTACAGACTGGAACGCTATCTCAAACTGGTCCATTTCGATCACCTATCCAAATTGCTGCTCGTTATGTCGTTGCTTTGGTTCTATTTCACCTTTTCGGAGTACCTGACGGCCTATTTCGGAAACGAGCCCAGTGAGCTGCGGGTGTTTTTCTATAAGTTTTCCGGGCCCTACGCCTTGTTCTTTTGGGCAATGGTGGCCTGCAATTTCGCAATTCCAGTCCTGATCCTGAGCTTTCGTCGCACACGCACTATTCCCGGCATCTTGATCGCCTCGATCACAGTGGTCATAGGCATGTGGCTGGAGCGCCTCAATATCGTGGTGCCTTCGCTGGCCAACCCTCGCCTGGACTATCCGACCGGCTTCTACATCCCTGGTTTAGTGGAATGGGCCATGTTTATCGGCGGCATCGCAACCTTCATTTTGGGATTCGTCCTCTTCGCCCGCTTCTTCCCCGTCATTTCGATCTGGGAGCTCCGCGAAGGGCGAGAGTGCTCGGTCAAGGAAACCGTCGAAAGGCTGGAGCGCTACCTGCCCGACCCGGCTCCCGCTCCCGCTGCCCGGCCCCTGGTCGACAGGAGGCAAACCCCATGAAACAGCACCCTCCCAGCCCTCGGTGGATACTAGCTCTGCAGTTGGCCTCGTTAGGCGGGATCTGGGTCTTCGTGCTGGGGATCAGCTACTGGATCGTGCATCTCATCGGCTTGGCGCGCCAATGGCACGACGTGCCCTCGGCCTCGATCGCAATTTCCATCGTCGCCATTCCCGTTTTCTGGACCGGTGCCGGCGTCCTGACCTATGTCTTCTTCGGCCTGCGGCGCGGCCGCCGCAGGCATGAGGTGTCCGATGAAGATTAAAACTCCTATCGCCATTCTGTTGGCTGCTTTCGTTCTTACCCTGCCGACGACGGCGTTGGGATGGATGGCCTTTTCTGAGATCGACCTGCCAGACGACCCGCTGCGAGGCCGGGAGCTGTTTGAGAGCAAGTCCTGCATCCGGTGCCACGGACTGGCGGGAAGGGGCGCGAGCATCGGTCCCAGCCTGGGCCACGGGCGGTTTCAAGGGTCCTTCTTGGACTTGGGCGCTTCCCTCTGGAACCACGTGCCCGGTATGAGCGTGAGCTTCGAGCGCAACCGTCTGGCTTGGCCTCGACTCAACGAGAAGGAAACGACCGAGCTCTTCGCATTTCTTTACTTTATCGATTACCTGGGACGTCCTGGTCAGCCCGCTCGAGGACGCAAGGTCTTTCAAGAGCGCAAATGCTCCTCATGCCATGTCATCGGCGGCGGACGCCTCGGAAGCGCTCCCGACCTGCTGGAGCTTAAGCGCTTCGCCTCACCGCTATACGTTGCTCAAGAGATCTGGAATCATGGCCCGGCCATGATTGAAAGCATGCGCCAACGCAACATCGCACCACCCGCCTTCGGGCCCGGCGATCTGGCTGATCTGAGCGCCTTCATACGCCAGCAATCCGCTCCGGGGCCGCGTACGCCCCTTCTGTCCGCGCCCGGCAATCCCAATCGAGGCAGCGGCCGCTTCAACGATATGGGCTGCGCGAAATGCCACGGGAGCGATGCCCGAGGCGGCGCCGGTCCAGATCTGAGCAGCCTCCCGCGGCGCTCTGCGGAATCCATCGCCGGCGCCATGTTGAACCACCTCCTGGATATGCGCGAGGCCATGTCGGCGCGAGGCATTGAATGGCCCCTTTCCCAGGGATCGGACCTGGCCGACTTGACCGCCTTTCTTTACTTTCTCCCCTTCGCCGAACCTCCCGGAAACCCTCAACGCGGCGCTCAAGTCTTTTCCCGCCGCATGTGCGCCGATTGCCACCAACCCTCAGCCGCCGCTCAGGAGTTCGAAGCGAAAGGTCCGGCGGCTGTCGCACCCGACCTCAGCCAAAGCCCGGCCGCCGATTCCCCCGCCGCACTGGTCTCCGCCCTATGGAGTCACTCTCCCATCATGAGAGAAGCCATCCTGGGCCAAGGCCGCCCCTGGCCCGAACTCACTGGAAAGGACCTTCGCGACCTGCGGGCCTACTTGGCCGAAGCAAAAGGGGAAATGAACGCACGCAGCCGATGAAGGGAGTCCGGAATACTTGGAGTTTCTGGTGGCCCTAAAGGGCGACCCAGGGCTTTCAAGCCACCTTCTCCAAGTACGCCGGCCAGCGCTGCAGCGGCTTCCAGGTCCACATCCTCGACCGCCTCATCGGAAGCCCATCCGTCCGCCCCCTGCTCAAGTCCTGGAATCCTGGAAATCCAGCCCCGCCGCCTTCGCCCAACGCCGCCGCGCCTTCCTGCTCTACTAGTTTGCATTTAAGCGGAACCATTTCTGTTGCTCATCCATCCAAAGATAGTTAGAAGCCATGCGAAATATTTTAGCGGTTCTGTTTTTCTGCCTGCTCAGCGGACTCGTGTTGGCGCAGACTCAGGAAGGTCTCCGCCGGGTTGAGGTCGTGGCTCTCGAAGATGATGACGTCAACCGCATAGCAAGAGCCCTCAGCACTACCCCTCAGCGCATCCGCCAGGCACGCTCTTTGTTGGAAGAAGCCCTGACCGTGTTGCTGCAAGAGGAGCCCATCGAGAACCTCCACGGCTTGCCCGAACTGTGGGTGCGAGTCCACCCGCGGGCGGCGGTGGACCGGATCGGGGAGATCGCTGACCGGCTTGTTCGCCAGGCGGGCCGGGCCCAAGCGGTGGCTGAGTATGATCACTCCTGGGGCCTGCTTCTCGGTTGCGCCGCACAAATGGCTCAACAGGACGCTACTAGGGCACACCAACTCCTACTGGACTGGCCGGCGCCGCCGCAACGTCTGGGAATCGAATCGCTGAAGAAACACAGCGAGATGTGGCGTAGACTGACCTCGCAAGGATTCGCAAGGCAGTTCCGCCGCGACCCGCGCCAAGCCATTAACTCCTTAGCAAGAAGTGGGGGCGTGCCGATGTCGGTCCTCAAGCAGCTTGAGGATTTAAGAGAGTCTCCCGATAAAGCCCCCGTTGTCGTAGAGGCCGTTATCGAGCGGCTTTCAGCGCGACAGGCAGATCAGAGGTCAGCGCAGGTCTTGCTGAACTTGGCCCACAGGGTCTCCCGCTCCTATCCCGAGTTGCTGCCGCCACTGTTCGATGCCTTGAGAAGAATGACGCCCCCTTCCGCCAACGGGTTTGTGATGAAGGCAGGGCCGCATGAACTGACGATGTCGTACGCCGAGTTCCAGATCTGGAACGTACTCCGCCACAACACCAGCCGCCGACCGCAGCTTATGTTGGAACTCGCGCAGGAAATGCCGTGGCTCAGCGATTTAGTCGACAAGGCCGGAGGCCTGGATGAGTTTCTCAATGCAGCTCAAGTCGGCTCCTTGGATGGGCAGGGCAATATCCGTCGCTTCGAGAGCCGAACTCAGGCCAGGGAGATCAATGACCGTACTCAGGATCTTGTTCGCGAGATGCCCTTCCGTCCCGATTGGGTCCGTCGGCAGGTGGAGCAGATGAGCGAGCAGGAGGACGGTTTCAAACAGCTCAAGATCCTATTTGAGCAAAGCCGCCATCGGAACCTCGACCTGGCGGTCTGGACCCTGGAGTCAATACGCCGGAGCATAGAGTTGCAAGACTTGGAGCCGCAAGAAGAGGAGAGACGGCTCGCCACTCTCATCAGTTGGGAGGGTTCCCTCAATGACGTCGTCGATTTCGACCTCATTCAGATGGGCCTGGCCCTGGCCGATGAGGTGCGAGGGGGCGAGGGAGGGGGTTCCCAACCCGTCCGGCTCAGCAACTCTCCTTACATAGAAAGGGCTTCTGTCGCGGCCTGGGCGCGCCTCGACTTTCAAGCCGCCCGCGACTACACCCGCACCTTCGCCCCGCACCTCCGCCTCATCCTCCTGCAAGCCATGATCCAGCATCTGGCCAGCCGCTGAGCGCGGCGATTCTACTTGAGGAGCTGGAGATGCCGCTGTCGAGCCCCTTTGACCGCTTCAATGTTGATCCGCTGGTCGAGGGTCGCCAGGGCGGCGTCGCGATGGACCGCTAACCCCAGAAGATAGACGTCTGTCAACTGGCGATGTCCTTGGATGTGCTGAATCCGAAGCCACTTGGGCGAACCCACTGACAGGGAGTCCTCCCAAAAAGAGTGTTGCGTGTTGGATTGGAACTCGCGCAAGCGCCCGATCGCGTCCGCGATGGTCGTGCGGCGGCCTGGATACTTGGGGTTTGCCAGGACGCGGACCAGCCCGTTCTCGGTCTGAGGGCAACTGGCCCATCCGTCGTCTACTTGCGTTGCGAACCACCGGTGACAAGTCTCATGATCGATGTGAGCCGGATCGAAAAGTGCGACGAGGACGTTAACGTCGAGCAGGACCGTCAATCGGCCTCCTCATCGCGCAGCCGATTCACGGCTTCAAGCGTGACGACCCCTCCCCTCTTGTCCTCAGGTAGTACAGGAACCCCATTGCGGAGCCGCCTCTCTCCAGCCCCTGGCCGCGGCGTCAGAGCCTCCCGAGCCCAGTCGGACAGCACCTTGCCTGCACTGCTCTTGCGCCGCTTAGCCAGTTCCTTTGCGGCTTGAAGGATGTCGTCATCGATATCCAGAGTGGTGCGCATGCATCAAGCATAGAACATCAAACATCAAAAATGCAACCTCGGCCAGCCAGGAGGAGACTTCCCTCCCGAAAGTTGCACGGTCACCAGTTCGCTCAAAGCCGGTAAAGGGCCGCGTACTTGCTCTCCAGGTAGTCGAGCAGGTGCTTGGAGTCGGGGGCGGAGCCGGTGGCGCGGGAGATGAGGTCGACGGGCCGGTAGAGGCTTCCCTGGCGGTGGATTTTTTGGCGCAGCCAGTCCAGCAGGGGACGCATCCGGCCGGTGGCGATTTGCTGCTCCAGGTCGGGGAGGTCCTGCTGGGCCTTGGCATGGAGTTGGGCGGCGTAGACGTTGCCCAGCAAGTAGGTGGGGAAGTAGCCGACCAGCCCCTGCGACCAGTGGGTGTCCTGCAGCACGCCCTCGGCGGCGTTGCCGGGACGGATGCCCAGGTACTCCTCCATTTTGTCGTTCCAGACCTCTGGCAGATCCTCGACTTCCAGTTCGCCCTCCACCAGGGCTTTCTCGATCTCGTAGCGCAGGATGATGTGCAGCCCGTAGGTGACCTCGTCGGCCTCCACGCGGATGTAGGAAGCCTCCACCAAATTGACGGCATGCACCCAGTCGTCGAGAGCGACGTCGGAGAGGTTGGGAGCCCTTTCGGCCAGCTTGGGCAGCCAGTGGCTCCAGAAAGCGCGGCTGCGGGCGATGACATTCTCCCACAGGCGCGACTGCGATTCGTGGACGCCCAGCGAAACCGACGACATGACCGGCTGACCGAAGCGGGCCGCCTCCAGCCCTTGCTCGTAGAGTCCATGGCCGCACTCGTGGATCATCCCGAAGAAGGCTCTGCCCAACTGGGTTTCCGAGTAGCGGGTGGTCATGCGCACGTCCAGCGGCGAGATGCCCACGCAGAAGGGATGCGGCGAGACGTCGAGGCGTCCGGCCTGCCAATCGAATCCCATGGCGCTGAGCACCGAGCGCCCGAAGTCGTTCTGCACGTCCACCGCCACCGGACGCTGCAGCAGACCGCGGTCGGGCTGGTTGGGCGATTCCTGAATCCGGCCCAGCAGGCCGCTCAAGCGCGGACGCAGGACGGCGAACAACTCATCCAACTGAGCGCTGGTCATCCCCGGCTCGTAGGAATCGTGAAGCGCGTCGTAAAGAGTGCCTCCATTGCGCAGGCATTGGGCCTGGCGGCGCTTCAGTTGCAGCATCTTCTCGAGATGGGGGGCGAAGGCCGCGAAGTCGGACTTCTGGCGGGCTTCAACCCAGGCCTCGTAGGCCAAGGAGCCGGTCAGAGCCAGTTCGCGAACCAGGTCAGAGGGCAGCCGGACGCCCTTGTCATACTGGCGCTTCAGCTCGCGGACGGAGGCCGCGTCCCACTCGTTGAGTTCCCCGTCCGAAGAGAGCTCCTGCAACAGCTCGCCCAAGGCCGGATCGGTCAGCCTCTCATGGCTGAGGGAGGCCAGGACCGAAATCTGGCGGGCCCGCAGAGGCCCTCCCTTCTTGGGCATCATGACCTCCTGGTCCCAGGCCAGTCCGTCCCCGATTCCCCGCAGCGCCTCCAGTTCCTCGCTGCGGCTGAACAACTCCTGCAACTTCGCTTCCGTGCTCATAAAGGCAGCATTCTAGCGGTTTTCCAGCCGCGCTGCGGAGAGAAGGTCCGCCTCGATACAGCGCAAAAGCAATGAATCTAGCCTAAAGAGTCGAACTTCTTTACAATTAGTGCATCAAAAGGAGCGCATGAAGAAGGCAACCATCTTTCTCTGTACGGCATTATTGGCGGGTAGCGCCTTGGGCTATCAGGAGTCGATGCAGATCGAAGCCAAGGCAGAAGCCTTGCTGCTCGAGGAGCGATACGAAGAAGCGGCGCAAGTCTACCGCCAGGCACTGAAGCTGAACCCCAGGAGCTACACGGCCCACTACAACCTGGCCAAGGCCCTGCTGGCACTGGGCAAGAACGAAGAGGCCGAGGCCCAGTTGTTCAAGGCCCGCGACGACGCCCCTGAAGTCTCCACCTTTCACGATCTGCTGGGTCAGATGTTCTTCGAGATGAAGAACTACGATGCCGCCTTGCAGTCTTTCGCTGAAGCGCAGCGCATCGACCCCTCCAATGCCCAGGCCTCCTACAACCTGGCCCGCACCTTGGAGGAGGTGGGACGCGCCGACGAGGCCGAGCAAGCCTATGGCAGCGCCCTGGAAGCCAATCCCAAAGACGCCCAGGCCCTCTTCAACCGCGGCCTGCAAAAGTCGGCCGCGGGCGATCACAGGGCAGCGGCGCAGTTCTTCACTCAGGCCGTGGAGGCCGATCCTTCGCTGGCCAACGCCCACTATTCGTTGGGCGTCTCACTTTCCGAAACAGGGCAGTACGGCAAGGCAGTGGAGGCTTTCCGCAAGGCCGCCGAACTCGAACCCGACGACGCCGACATCTTCTTCGCACTGGGAAAGCTGCATTACAACTACCAGCAGTACGCCGCCGCCGTCACCGCCTTGAAGAAGGCTGCACGGCTCGATTCATCGGTGGCCGAGCATCACTACACGCTGGGCCTGGCCCTTGCCGACTCCTCGCGCCACGTGGAAGCCATCGAGGCTTTTCAACGCGCCGCCTCCATCAAGGGCAACGGCGACACCTACGCGGCGCTGGGCAATTCACAGTACATGATGCGCATGATTCCCCAGTCGATCGCCTCCTACAAAAAGGCCATCCAGTGGTCCCCCAACTCGGCCGAGGCCCATTACGGACTGGGGCTGGCCTACGTGGCTCAGCGCAACCTGACAGCCGCCCGCAAGGAATACGAGATTCTCAAGAAACTCAAACCGTCCTATGCCCGCACGCTCAAGCGCTACCTGCGCTGACTCTACTCGCTGGCGCCCACTGCCATAGGCTGAAGGGAAGGGCGGGATTGGCGCCGGCGAGGCGTGACCCGCTTGAAACAATGCCTGCTGACCGGCCAGTGGGCGAGCAGTTCCTCGGCCAGAGGACTGTTGGTCAGTTGGAGGTGGCGGCTCAGGCAGTCGTGCAAAGGACGCAAGTCCTCTTCGGCCTCTAGCTGGCGGGCCTCAACGGTTTGCGGATTGAGATGCACGTGGAGGCGGTCGTCGGGGTCGTAGACGAAGGCGCTGCCGCCCGTCATCCCGGCGGCGAAGTTGGGACCCACCGGGCCCAGGATCACGGCCATGCCTGCGGTCATGTACTCGCATCCGTGCATTCCGCAGCCTTCCACCACGGCCAGGGCCCCTGAATTGCGCACGGCAAAGCGCTGGCCCACCACTCCGGCTGCGTAGAGCTGGCCTCCGGTGGCGCCGTAGAGCAGCGTGTTTCCGGCGATGGAACGGGGTTGCGAGGCCTCCACCCCGTCGGGCGGACGCAAGACCAGCTCTCCTCCCGACATGCCCTTGCCCACGTAGTCGTTGGCGGCTCCCACCAGGGTCAGATGCATGCCCCGGCTGCAGAAGGCCCCGAAGCTGAGTCCGGCGGCGCCCTGGAAGCAGGCCCGCACTCGGCCTTGGAAGGGCTTTCCGGCCAGGCTGAGACGGGCGATTTCTCCCGCCAAACGGGCACCCACCGAGCGCTGACGGTTGTGGATGGGGAAGAAGAGGTGCGCGTCGTCGTCCCTTGCCAGGACGCGGGAAGCGGCCCTCATCAGCGGACTTGGGCGGCCAACCGCCGCGGTTCTGACGAGGCGAGGGGCCTCTTCGCGGCGGAGCAGGGGCGAGAGGTCGAGCCGCTGCGTCCGCGGGTGGCCGGGGAGGGCGCGGCGGACCAGCAAATCGGTTCGTCCAACCGCTTCCTTCAGCGTCCTTAGACCCAGCGCGGCCAGCAGGTGGCGGACCTCCTCGGCCAGCGAGCGCAGATAGCGGATGACGCGGCGCGGATCTTTGAGGAAACGCTCGCGCAGGTCGGGACGCTGAGTGGCCACGCCCACGGGACAGGTGTTCTGGTGGCAGACGCGGGCCATGACGCAACCGGCGGCCACCAGCGCCACGCTTCCGAATCCGAAGCGGTCGGCGCCCAGCAAAGCCGCCATCATGACGTCCCGGCCCGTCTTGAGCCCGCCGTCCACGGTCAGTGCCGCCCGCGAACGCAATCCGTTGCGGGTCAAAGTCTGATGGGTCTCGGCCAGCCCCAGTTCCCAGGGAGTGCCGGCGTACTTGATGGAGCCGCGGGGAGAGGCTCCCGTCCCGCCGTCGTGTCCGCTGATGAAAACCACGTCGGCGCCCGCCTTAACCACCCCCGCAGCCACCGTCCCAACCCCGGTTTCGGAGACCAGCTTGACGCTCACCGCGGCCTCGGGCTGAACCTCCTTGAGGTCGTAGATCAACTGCGACAGGTCTTCGATGCTGTAGATGTCGTGGTGGGGAGGCGGCGAGATGAGTTCCGTCCCGGGACGGCAGTGGCGCAGTTCGGCGATGTGTTCATTGACCTTGTGGGCCGGCAGGTGCCCTCCCTCGCCAGGCTTCGATCCCTGGGCCATCTTGATCTGCAGCTCGTCGGCCGAAACCAGGTATTGGGCGGTGACGCCGAAGCGTCCCGAAGCCACCTGTTTGACGCGGCTGTTGGCGTCCTCCGCGGTGCCTTTGCTGAGCAGGCGGCGGCGCGACTCGCCCCCTTCGCCGCTGTTGCTGACGCCTCCCAGCCGGTTCATGGCCAGGGCCAGCGTTTGGTGGGCCTCGGGGGAGAGGGCGCCCAGCGACATGGCAGCAGTGGTGAAGCGCCGGCAGATGGCGTCCGCCGGCTCGACTTCCTGGAGCGCTATAGCCCTCTCATGCTCTCGGAAGTCGAGCAGATCGCGAAGCGACACCGGCGGACGCGACTTGAGAAATTCTTGAAATGCAGCCTGAGAACCGGGCCGGCCCTGAGCCACCGCCTGCACCTTCTTCACCATATCGGGATTGAGGTCGTGGTGTTCCTGGCCGCGGCGAAAGCGGTGCAGTCCGCCCAGCGGGAGGCGCTCGGGACAGTCCTGGTAGGCTTCTTGATGGCGTGCTCTCAGGTCTTCCTCGATCTCGGCGTAGCCGATGCCTCCCAGGGGCGAGGGCGTGCCCGTAAAGCACTCCTCCACCACCTCCCGGTCCAGCCCCAGGATCTCGAAGATCTGCGCTCCCTGGTATCCGGAAAGCGTACAGATGCCCATCTTGGACATGATCTTGAGCAGGCCTTTTTCCAGGGCCCGGCGGTACTGGGCGGCTTGAGCCTCGTCAAGCGATTCCAGCACCAGCCAGGGACAGACTGCGGAGGCGCCGTAACCCATCAGAAGAGCCAGGTGGTGATCGTCGCGCACGTCCGCCGCCTGGCAGACGATGCTGACCCGTCCGCGCAGTCCGCGGCGCACCAGATGGTGATGGACGGCTCCCAGGGCCAGCAGCGAGGGGATGGCGATGCGGCGGCGGTCGATGTTGCGGTCGCTGAGCAGCAAGAGCCAGTCCCCCCGCCGTGCCGCCTCTTCAGCCTGGGCCTGGAGCCTGCGCAAAGCCCCAGGCAGGCCCTCCTCCTCTCCGAAACAGACGTCCATTGTGAGGAAGGGCGTTTCGGCCTTGAGACGACTCAACATCGGAGAGGACAGGAAGGGCGTTTCGAGAGAAATCCGTTCAGCCTGGCGGGCCGTCCGCCGCAGCGGATCGCGCATGGGGCCCAGCAGCGATTGCAGCGACATCACCGAACCCTCGCGCAGAGAGTCCATGGGCGGATTGGTGACCTGAGCGAAGCGCTGGCGGAAGTAATGGGAAAGCGGCCGGCAATGAGGCGAAAGCACCGCCAGGGGCGTATCGTCGCCCATGGAACCGATGGGTTCCTTGCCGGTTTCGATCATGGGTTGGAGGATGAAGTCCCACTCCTCTTTGCTGTAGCCCATGGCCTGCTGCAGGCACAGCCGTTCCTGCTCGCTCAAGCGCTGGGAGGAGGAGAGCGGTTCGCAGCCCGCCTCCAGGCGGCGCAGTCCGCGCTTCAGCCACAGGTTCCAGGGACGTCCTCGCACCGCCCCGCGCAGAATCTCGTCCTGATGCAGCAAACGTCCCTGCTGGAAGTCGACTCCCAGGATTTGGCCGGGACGGCAATCGCCGCTTTCTTCGATGCGATAAGGACTGAGGTCGAAAAGACCCGTTTCAGAACCGGCCATGACCACCCCGTCGCTGCTGCGCTGATAGCGCAAGGGTCGAAAGCCGTTGCGGTCCAGAGCGGCGCCCAGCCGCAGGCCGTCAGTGAAGACCAGCGCCGACGGACCGTCCCAGGGCTCCTGAATGCAGGCATGGTAGCGATAAAAGTCGCGCACTTCCTCTGACATTTCCGAGCAGCCCTCCCAGGCCTGCGGGACCAGCGCCATGACGGCCTCGAACAGGTCCCATCCGCTCAATGTCAGGAACTCCAGCAGGTTGTCGAGACTCATCGAGTCGGAAGCGTCTTCTTCCAGAAGCGGCAGCAGATCGCCCAAGTCCTCTCCCCAATCCGAGTGCTCGATCAGGGCCTCGCGGCAGGACCACCACAGGCGGTTGCCGCTGAGCGTGTTGATTTCGCCGTTGTGGGCCAGCAGGCGAAAGGGCTGAGCCAGGCGCCAGGAGGGAAAGGTGTTGGTGCTGTAACGCTGATGGAAGACGGCGAAACGGGAAACGAAGTCGGAGCGTTGAAGATCGAGGTAAAAGTCGCCCAGGTCACGGGCCCGCAACA contains:
- a CDS encoding carboxypeptidase M32; the protein is MSTEAKLQELFSRSEELEALRGIGDGLAWDQEVMMPKKGGPLRARQISVLASLSHERLTDPALGELLQELSSDGELNEWDAASVRELKRQYDKGVRLPSDLVRELALTGSLAYEAWVEARQKSDFAAFAPHLEKMLQLKRRQAQCLRNGGTLYDALHDSYEPGMTSAQLDELFAVLRPRLSGLLGRIQESPNQPDRGLLQRPVAVDVQNDFGRSVLSAMGFDWQAGRLDVSPHPFCVGISPLDVRMTTRYSETQLGRAFFGMIHECGHGLYEQGLEAARFGQPVMSSVSLGVHESQSRLWENVIARSRAFWSHWLPKLAERAPNLSDVALDDWVHAVNLVEASYIRVEADEVTYGLHIILRYEIEKALVEGELEVEDLPEVWNDKMEEYLGIRPGNAAEGVLQDTHWSQGLVGYFPTYLLGNVYAAQLHAKAQQDLPDLEQQIATGRMRPLLDWLRQKIHRQGSLYRPVDLISRATGSAPDSKHLLDYLESKYAALYRL
- a CDS encoding tetratricopeptide repeat protein; the protein is MKKATIFLCTALLAGSALGYQESMQIEAKAEALLLEERYEEAAQVYRQALKLNPRSYTAHYNLAKALLALGKNEEAEAQLFKARDDAPEVSTFHDLLGQMFFEMKNYDAALQSFAEAQRIDPSNAQASYNLARTLEEVGRADEAEQAYGSALEANPKDAQALFNRGLQKSAAGDHRAAAQFFTQAVEADPSLANAHYSLGVSLSETGQYGKAVEAFRKAAELEPDDADIFFALGKLHYNYQQYAAAVTALKKAARLDSSVAEHHYTLGLALADSSRHVEAIEAFQRAASIKGNGDTYAALGNSQYMMRMIPQSIASYKKAIQWSPNSAEAHYGLGLAYVAQRNLTAARKEYEILKKLKPSYARTLKRYLR
- a CDS encoding CopG family transcriptional regulator, whose product is MRTTLDIDDDILQAAKELAKRRKSSAGKVLSDWAREALTPRPGAGERRLRNGVPVLPEDKRGGVVTLEAVNRLRDEEAD
- the nrfD gene encoding NrfD/PsrC family molybdoenzyme membrane anchor subunit, whose amino-acid sequence is MRHQTDTLAEQDDLDAQLLRPIEHSGVAMRVTTSALLFVLLAGWVIFGRQILYGLGVTGLNQPVVWGFYIVNFVFFIGISHAGTLISAILRLSKAEWRRPITRMAEVITVVVLAIGGFHPVLDLGRPDRMLNIFTAGRLQSPLLWDVSSISAYFMASTVYLYIPMIPDIALLRDRGTRPRWLYAFLAWGWQNTPRQRAVLNRAVSIMMILVIPIAVSVHTVISYIFAMTLQPGWHSTIFGPYFVVGAILSGIAALLVVMIVLRRIYRLERYLKLVHFDHLSKLLLVMSLLWFYFTFSEYLTAYFGNEPSELRVFFYKFSGPYALFFWAMVACNFAIPVLILSFRRTRTIPGILIASITVVIGMWLERLNIVVPSLANPRLDYPTGFYIPGLVEWAMFIGGIATFILGFVLFARFFPVISIWELREGRECSVKETVERLERYLPDPAPAPAARPLVDRRQTP
- a CDS encoding c-type cytochrome; its protein translation is MKIKTPIAILLAAFVLTLPTTALGWMAFSEIDLPDDPLRGRELFESKSCIRCHGLAGRGASIGPSLGHGRFQGSFLDLGASLWNHVPGMSVSFERNRLAWPRLNEKETTELFAFLYFIDYLGRPGQPARGRKVFQERKCSSCHVIGGGRLGSAPDLLELKRFASPLYVAQEIWNHGPAMIESMRQRNIAPPAFGPGDLADLSAFIRQQSAPGPRTPLLSAPGNPNRGSGRFNDMGCAKCHGSDARGGAGPDLSSLPRRSAESIAGAMLNHLLDMREAMSARGIEWPLSQGSDLADLTAFLYFLPFAEPPGNPQRGAQVFSRRMCADCHQPSAAAQEFEAKGPAAVAPDLSQSPAADSPAALVSALWSHSPIMREAILGQGRPWPELTGKDLRDLRAYLAEAKGEMNARSR
- a CDS encoding TA system VapC family ribonuclease toxin, with the translated sequence MTVLLDVNVLVALFDPAHIDHETCHRWFATQVDDGWASCPQTENGLVRVLANPKYPGRRTTIADAIGRLREFQSNTQHSFWEDSLSVGSPKWLRIQHIQGHRQLTDVYLLGLAVHRDAALATLDQRINIEAVKGARQRHLQLLK
- the gltB gene encoding glutamate synthase large subunit yields the protein MPREQSGGLYRSSYEHDGCGVGFVAHLSGEPKRAIVEMGLEALRRIDHRGAVAADGKSGDGSGLLTAIPEEVFGPGRAVGVVFIEGSPQPLQGAAQELAQERGLRVDEWRPVPVDRQVPGQLAAASQPHIFHMILEPDGSRPRPDGRNPLQERNLYLLRRKMQRLPGCCVPSLSSRVMVYKGLLRARDLGDFYLDLQRSDFVSRFAVFHQRYSTNTFPSWRLAQPFRLLAHNGEINTLSGNRLWWSCREALIEHSDWGEDLGDLLPLLEEDASDSMSLDNLLEFLTLSGWDLFEAVMALVPQAWEGCSEMSEEVRDFYRYHACIQEPWDGPSALVFTDGLRLGAALDRNGFRPLRYQRSSDGVVMAGSETGLFDLSPYRIEESGDCRPGQILGVDFQQGRLLHQDEILRGAVRGRPWNLWLKRGLRRLEAGCEPLSSSQRLSEQERLCLQQAMGYSKEEWDFILQPMIETGKEPIGSMGDDTPLAVLSPHCRPLSHYFRQRFAQVTNPPMDSLREGSVMSLQSLLGPMRDPLRRTARQAERISLETPFLSSPMLSRLKAETPFLTMDVCFGEEEGLPGALRRLQAQAEEAARRGDWLLLLSDRNIDRRRIAIPSLLALGAVHHHLVRRGLRGRVSIVCQAADVRDDHHLALLMGYGASAVCPWLVLESLDEAQAAQYRRALEKGLLKIMSKMGICTLSGYQGAQIFEILGLDREVVEECFTGTPSPLGGIGYAEIEEDLRARHQEAYQDCPERLPLGGLHRFRRGQEHHDLNPDMVKKVQAVAQGRPGSQAAFQEFLKSRPPVSLRDLLDFREHERAIALQEVEPADAICRRFTTAAMSLGALSPEAHQTLALAMNRLGGVSNSGEGGESRRRLLSKGTAEDANSRVKQVASGRFGVTAQYLVSADELQIKMAQGSKPGEGGHLPAHKVNEHIAELRHCRPGTELISPPPHHDIYSIEDLSQLIYDLKEVQPEAAVSVKLVSETGVGTVAAGVVKAGADVVFISGHDGGTGASPRGSIKYAGTPWELGLAETHQTLTRNGLRSRAALTVDGGLKTGRDVMMAALLGADRFGFGSVALVAAGCVMARVCHQNTCPVGVATQRPDLRERFLKDPRRVIRYLRSLAEEVRHLLAALGLRTLKEAVGRTDLLVRRALPGHPRTQRLDLSPLLRREEAPRLVRTAAVGRPSPLMRAASRVLARDDDAHLFFPIHNRQRSVGARLAGEIARLSLAGKPFQGRVRACFQGAAGLSFGAFCSRGMHLTLVGAANDYVGKGMSGGELVLRPPDGVEASQPRSIAGNTLLYGATGGQLYAAGVVGQRFAVRNSGALAVVEGCGMHGCEYMTAGMAVILGPVGPNFAAGMTGGSAFVYDPDDRLHVHLNPQTVEARQLEAEEDLRPLHDCLSRHLQLTNSPLAEELLAHWPVSRHCFKRVTPRRRQSRPSLQPMAVGASE